The nucleotide window TGGCGGCCGTCTATATCCCGACGACGCCCAATCCCACCGGCGGCTATCTCGAAGTCGTGCCCGTCGACGAACTCACACCCACCGACTGGACCATGGACCAGGCGATGGCCTTCATCATTTCCGGTGGCGCCGTGGCCCCCGATACCCTGCCCGCGCCGGTCAACGCATCGCGCGACGACAACAAGGAAACCGCATGATCGCTCGCCATTTGCTGTTCACCGCCCTGCTGGGCGCCATGGCCATGTCCGCGCATGCGGGGGAATGGACCACGCCCGCCGAAGCAGCAAAGTTCAAGACCACGCCCAGCTACGCCGATACCGTCGCCTATCTGCAAAAGCTCGCCGCCGCCGCACCCGGCAAGATCAAGGTCGAGACCTACGGTACGTCGCCGGAGGGTCGCCCCATGACCGTGGTGATCGCCAGCGCGCAAGGACTGTTTACGCCTGAAGCGGCACGCCAGGCCGGCAAGCCGATCGTGCTGGTGCAGGCGGGCATCCATCCCGGCGAGATCGAAGGCAAGGACGCCGGGCTGATGCTGCTGCGCGACTGGGCCATCACTGGCAAGCTGCCGCACATGCTCGACAACGTCGTGCTGGTGTTCATCCCGGTCTTCAGCGTCGACGGGCATGAGAATTCGAGCCCCTATCACCGCATCAATCAGAACGGCCCGGACAGCATGGGCTTCCGCGGCCAGTCGCAGTACCTCAATCTCAACCGCGACTACGTCAAGGCCGATGCACCGGAAATGCACAGCTGGCTCAAGCTGTGGCAGCGCTGGGTGCCGGACCTTTTCATGGACATCCATACGACGGATGGCTCGGATTACCAGTACGACCTCACCTGGTATACCGAAGACGCGCACAAACTCGATCCGGGCGTGGCCAAGTGGCAGCAGTCGCTGCTGAAAGATCGCGTGCTGCCCGCATTCGACAAGCGTGGCCACATGCAGTCGGAATATCTGGAACTCAAAGACGGTCGTGATCCAACCAAGGGCATTGAGAACTTCGGCTCCGGCCCGCGTTTCTCCACCGGCTACGTCGCGCTGCAGAATCGCCCGGCCCTGCTGGTCGAAACGCACATGCTGAAGTCGTACGCCGTGCGCGTGCGCGCGACGTATGACATCGTCGACCTGATGCTCGAGAACGCCGGTGCCGAAGCGGCCGAATTGCTGTCGACCAATCGTGCGGCCGATGCGGCTGTCGTAGCACGCGCGAACCAGGCAAGCACCAGCGTGCCAGTGACGTTCAAGCAAGATCCGGCGTCGACGCCGTACGTCTTCAAGAGTTTCGAATACACCGTCACGCCCAGCGATATCTCCGGTATGGGCTGGATCAAGTACGACCCGCGCAAGCCCAGGTCGTACACGATTCCGAACTGGAATGGCCTGCTGCCGGACGTCGCGGTGACACCGCCGGTCGCCTATGCGATCCCCGTGCAATGGACCGACGTGATCGACAAGCTCGACGCGCACGGCATCCAGTACATGCGCCTGTCGCACCCGGTGAAGGTCAAGGCCGGCGCCTATCAGCTCGATAACCCGAAGTGGGCCGACAAGCCCTTCGAAAGCCACCTGATGCTGCGCAGCTTCAACCAGCAGGAAGTGACGCGCGACGTGGAGCTGCCGGCCGGCTCGGTGATCGTGCCGATGAACCAGCGCGAAGCCAATGTCGCCATCAATCTGCTCGAACCGCAGGCCCCGGACTCGCTGCTGCGCTGGGGTTTCCTCAACGCGATCTTCGAACCGAAGGAATACGGCGAGTCGCGCGTGGTGGAAAAACTCGCACGCGACATGATCGCGAAGAACCCGGCACTGAAGGCGGAGTTCGACAAGAAGGTGGCCGAAGACAAGAAGTTCGCCGACAGCCCGAATGCGCGTCTGCAGTTCTTCTTCGAACGCTCGCCGTGGTACAGCGCACAGAACGTGGGTGCGTATCCCGTGTTGAAACTGGATGCGGCCTCGCTCCAGGACGTGTCGAAGTAAGCGTCGCTGATCCTTCTCCCCGGCCATGGGGAGAGGGATCAGGCCATAAGCTTCGCCACCACCGGGGCCAGCAATACATTCAAGATCCCCGAGAGCACCATCGCCAGGCTCGACACCGCGCCCTCTTCCGCGCCGATGCCATAGGCCTTCGCCGTACCCGCGCCATGCGCGCCGACGCCAAACAAGGCACCGCGCGCGAGCGCCGAACGTAACGGCAGATACTTCAGCAGTAACTCGCCCAAAGCGATGCCGGCCACGCCAGTGATCACCACAAACAAAGCCGTCAGTTCCGGTACGCCACCGATATCGGACGACACCACCATCGCCAGTGGCGTCGTGATCGAGCGCGGCACCAGGCTGCGCCGTACCTCATCGTCGAGACCGAGCGCCGATGCCAATGCCCATGCGCTGCCCATCGCCACCGTGCTGCCACCGACGACACCCAACGCCAGTGCCAGCCAGTGCTCGCGAATCACATGGCGATAGCGCCAGATCGGCAAGGCAAACGCCACCGTAGCGGGACCGAGCATCAGCACCAGCCAGTGCGTGTCGCGGATGTAGGCCGGATAGTTCATCCCGAAAATCACGCCCAGCAAGGCCAGCCACACCGGCACCGTCAACAGGGGTGATGTCCACCAGCGAGGATGACGCCGATAGACGGGCTTGAGTGCGTAGTAGCCGGCCAGGGTGGCGACCAGCCAGGCGAGTGACACGAATTCAGCGCGCACGATGCTGCTTCCAGCGGAAGGCCAGATCGACCAGCCCCGCCGTCGTCGCCATCACCATCACGGTTCCCAGCACGATGGCCACCACGATGCGCAAACCTTCACTGCGCAAGAGCGGCAGGTGTTCCCAGACGGCCATGACGGCGGGAATGAAGAACAGCAGCATGTCGGCGAGCAACCAGTCCGCGCCACGACGCAAGCTTGTTTCGGGGACGACACGCATGGCCAACAGCGCAAGGACCAGTGCCAGGGCACCGACGCTGCCCGGTATGGGCAGATGAAGCGCGCGCACCACCGTGTCACAGGCGAACCAGACCATGGCCAGCAGGGCAACCTGGACGATCAAGGCCACCATCGGGCGACGCCGGGATAACAGGCGCATACG belongs to Dyella terrae and includes:
- a CDS encoding LrgB family protein, producing MRAEFVSLAWLVATLAGYYALKPVYRRHPRWWTSPLLTVPVWLALLGVIFGMNYPAYIRDTHWLVLMLGPATVAFALPIWRYRHVIREHWLALALGVVGGSTVAMGSAWALASALGLDDEVRRSLVPRSITTPLAMVVSSDIGGVPELTALFVVITGVAGIALGELLLKYLPLRSALARGALFGVGAHGAGTAKAYGIGAEEGAVSSLAMVLSGILNVLLAPVVAKLMA
- a CDS encoding M14 family metallopeptidase, coding for MIARHLLFTALLGAMAMSAHAGEWTTPAEAAKFKTTPSYADTVAYLQKLAAAAPGKIKVETYGTSPEGRPMTVVIASAQGLFTPEAARQAGKPIVLVQAGIHPGEIEGKDAGLMLLRDWAITGKLPHMLDNVVLVFIPVFSVDGHENSSPYHRINQNGPDSMGFRGQSQYLNLNRDYVKADAPEMHSWLKLWQRWVPDLFMDIHTTDGSDYQYDLTWYTEDAHKLDPGVAKWQQSLLKDRVLPAFDKRGHMQSEYLELKDGRDPTKGIENFGSGPRFSTGYVALQNRPALLVETHMLKSYAVRVRATYDIVDLMLENAGAEAAELLSTNRAADAAVVARANQASTSVPVTFKQDPASTPYVFKSFEYTVTPSDISGMGWIKYDPRKPRSYTIPNWNGLLPDVAVTPPVAYAIPVQWTDVIDKLDAHGIQYMRLSHPVKVKAGAYQLDNPKWADKPFESHLMLRSFNQQEVTRDVELPAGSVIVPMNQREANVAINLLEPQAPDSLLRWGFLNAIFEPKEYGESRVVEKLARDMIAKNPALKAEFDKKVAEDKKFADSPNARLQFFFERSPWYSAQNVGAYPVLKLDAASLQDVSK
- a CDS encoding CidA/LrgA family protein; amino-acid sequence: MTSLHARMRLLSRRRPMVALIVQVALLAMVWFACDTVVRALHLPIPGSVGALALVLALLAMRVVPETSLRRGADWLLADMLLFFIPAVMAVWEHLPLLRSEGLRIVVAIVLGTVMVMATTAGLVDLAFRWKQHRAR